The following DNA comes from Candidatus Peregrinibacteria bacterium.
GGAGGGGTCGCTGTTATTCTCCTTATGATTGGAGGATATAAATTTATCTTTGGAAGCATCATGGAAGATAAAGAAAGCGGTGTCAAAACAATAAAAAATACTCTTCTTGGACTTGTAGTGGTTCTCCTCTCGTGGATTATTGTCGATACGCTCATCTCCTTTCTTACAACTGATGAGAACACTGTTTATCTCTCTCTCCCCACTTTCTCATGAAACGCATTGGCGACACCCTTAAAAAGGCAAATCAACATTTTCGAAAGTGGAAAAAGGAGATTGACGATCGACGAGCACAGATGAAAATAGAATCTGAAGCGCCAGCTCCACCATCCTTTCGGAATCCAGATCAACCCGTGATGCTTGAAATTTCACTCCTCTCTGTTTTTAAAGCAACGCTCATTGTGATGGGCGTTATTCTTCTGAGTAAGGTTGCCGTTCAACTTGTTGATATTGCTGTTACGTTTCTCCTTTCGCTCTTTCTTGCCGCCGCGTTTAATCCTGCGGTGAATAAATTGGAATCGTGGCGAATTCCTCGTGGATTTGGCATTATTCTTCTCTTTTTTCTTGTCTTTGGATTTTTAATACTCCTCATTGCGAAACTTGTTCCTATTATTGCCGATCAGCTCGGACAGATTGCAACATCACTTGAAGAGTGGATTCGGAGCATCCATTTTATGACCGATGCAGGAGGTTCTGACTTACGCCAAAAAGTGCAGGAATTCTTGAGCAGCTTTCTCGGAAATACAAATTCAGAACAGATTTTCCGAACCATTGTCGATAACATCGATCAACTCGGCTCTCGGCTCTCCAATTTTGCCGATAAAGGACTTCAGCTTATTTTAGGAACATTTGGCTTTGCCTTTGAGTTTGTTCTCACCTTCCTCCTCACGTTTTTCTTGGTGCTCGACCGAAAAAATCTCAATGACTTTTTTCAATCGCTTTTTCCGGTTCGTCATCAGGCGTATCTCACGGAAAAACTCCATCTCGTTCAGGTAAAAATTGGAGAATGGGTGCATGGGCAAATTATTCTCTTTTTTGTTATTGGAGGCATTGCCTATATTTCCCTTAATATTATTGGAGTTGAATACGCACTCACCCT
Coding sequences within:
- a CDS encoding AI-2E family transporter, yielding MKRIGDTLKKANQHFRKWKKEIDDRRAQMKIESEAPAPPSFRNPDQPVMLEISLLSVFKATLIVMGVILLSKVAVQLVDIAVTFLLSLFLAAAFNPAVNKLESWRIPRGFGIILLFFLVFGFLILLIAKLVPIIADQLGQIATSLEEWIRSIHFMTDAGGSDLRQKVQEFLSSFLGNTNSEQIFRTIVDNIDQLGSRLSNFADKGLQLILGTFGFAFEFVLTFLLTFFLVLDRKNLNDFFQSLFPVRHQAYLTEKLHLVQVKIGEWVHGQIILFFVIGGIAYISLNIIGVEYALTLAMVFGIAEFLPYLGPLLSFTVSAPIAFNESIASGVGLVIFCVFLQFIEGNFIVPFVMKRSVGLPPVVTIIALIAGASFPNIINPVLGMILAVPVATILSIFVRDYTMRNAK